The following proteins are encoded in a genomic region of Streptomyces lunaelactis:
- a CDS encoding alpha/beta fold hydrolase, which yields MSAVKNIVLVHGGFVDGSGWQPVHRLLTRDGFNVSVVQNPTHSLEGDVAVTHQVLDAQDGPAVLVGHSYGGAVITEAGRHEGVAALVYIAAFAPDKDESVATLIADPVPDAPVPPILPPQDGFLFLDREKFAASFAGDVAPEEARFMADSQVPWGVGALNGKVTEAAWRAKQSWYLVATDDRMIPPPAQRAMAERAGATVTEAAGSHAIYVSQPEAVAELIKQAAAHRA from the coding sequence ATGAGTGCCGTCAAGAACATCGTTCTTGTGCATGGCGGATTCGTCGACGGTTCCGGCTGGCAACCGGTCCACCGCCTCCTCACCCGCGACGGCTTCAACGTCAGCGTCGTACAGAACCCGACCCACTCGCTCGAAGGCGACGTGGCGGTCACTCACCAGGTCCTCGATGCCCAGGACGGGCCGGCCGTGCTCGTCGGCCACTCCTACGGCGGGGCCGTGATCACCGAGGCCGGACGGCACGAGGGTGTGGCCGCGCTCGTCTACATCGCGGCCTTCGCACCGGACAAGGACGAGTCGGTCGCCACCCTGATCGCCGACCCGGTTCCCGACGCGCCCGTTCCGCCGATCCTGCCGCCCCAGGACGGCTTTCTGTTCCTCGACCGCGAGAAGTTCGCCGCGTCGTTCGCGGGCGATGTGGCGCCCGAAGAAGCCCGGTTCATGGCCGACTCGCAGGTGCCCTGGGGCGTGGGGGCACTCAACGGGAAGGTCACGGAGGCCGCCTGGCGTGCCAAGCAGAGCTGGTACCTCGTCGCGACCGACGACCGCATGATCCCGCCGCCGGCTCAGCGCGCGATGGCCGAGCGAGCCGGAGCCACCGTGACCGAGGCCGCCGGAAGCCACGCCATCTACGTCTCCCAGCCGGAAGCCGTGGCCGAGCTGATCAAGCAGGCCGCCGCCCACCGGGCGTAA
- a CDS encoding transposase, which yields MKPPVVVGRISDMTGRAERVYALTSLTVHQATAAELAERVRGQWAIENREHYVRDVTFGEDASRVRTGSAPRAMASLRNLAIGTLRMTGCGNIAEGLRRHGRDMARPPTPLGLTINPHRSRGNDGALPLC from the coding sequence ATGAAGCCTCCCGTAGTGGTGGGCAGGATCAGCGACATGACGGGAAGAGCCGAACGCGTCTACGCCCTCACCAGTCTGACGGTTCACCAGGCAACAGCTGCTGAGCTGGCCGAACGCGTGCGCGGGCAATGGGCTATTGAGAATCGAGAGCACTATGTGCGGGATGTGACGTTCGGGGAGGATGCCTCACGGGTACGGACCGGCAGCGCGCCGCGGGCGATGGCCTCCCTGCGCAACCTCGCGATCGGCACTCTGCGGATGACGGGCTGCGGAAACATCGCCGAAGGCCTGCGCCGCCACGGCCGGGACATGGCCCGGCCGCCGACGCCCCTCGGGCTCACGATCAATCCGCACCGATCGCGAGGTAACGACGGAGCCCTGCCCCTGTGCTGA
- a CDS encoding alpha/beta fold hydrolase yields the protein MTTSATDPLAAGTHTVEIDGVVQRYHVHGTGPVCVAHSGGPGIVWEYLRMPALERHLTIVYPEPIGSGASGRLPSHPHGYTRPRYSRFLGALIEHLGVPEVHLLGHSHGGFVAQYHTLHHPERVAGVILYDSAPLTGPEHAAEAMRLVQLFAARHADHPELPEVLTAFQAIPTISDDARMTVVVRGLIPSYFADYWGRQEEFAPLRASVRATHISGLDENLSPHVIDDREDLGSLTVPTLVVVGRHDVICGVRWAEELHRLIPGSELLILENSGHFGHLEEPEAFSQAVTRFVTAAARSTADLPSASLVAQLGHLVEAGTDGPT from the coding sequence ATGACCACCTCTGCGACCGATCCTCTGGCCGCCGGAACGCACACCGTCGAGATCGACGGAGTCGTGCAGCGCTATCACGTCCACGGCACGGGACCGGTGTGCGTCGCGCATTCCGGCGGACCGGGCATCGTCTGGGAGTACCTGCGCATGCCCGCGCTGGAGAGGCACCTGACGATTGTGTACCCGGAGCCGATCGGCAGCGGCGCCTCCGGCCGCCTGCCCTCCCACCCCCACGGCTACACCAGGCCCCGCTACAGCCGGTTCCTCGGGGCGCTGATCGAGCACCTCGGCGTCCCCGAGGTTCACCTTCTGGGTCACTCGCACGGCGGCTTCGTCGCCCAGTACCACACGCTGCACCACCCCGAGCGCGTCGCCGGGGTGATCCTCTACGACAGCGCGCCGCTGACCGGTCCCGAACACGCCGCCGAGGCCATGCGCCTGGTGCAGTTGTTCGCGGCGCGGCACGCCGACCATCCCGAACTCCCCGAGGTCCTGACGGCTTTCCAGGCCATCCCCACCATCTCCGACGACGCACGGATGACAGTCGTCGTCAGGGGGCTGATCCCCTCGTACTTCGCCGACTACTGGGGCCGCCAGGAGGAGTTCGCACCCTTGCGTGCCTCCGTGCGGGCCACCCACATCTCCGGGCTGGACGAGAACCTCTCCCCGCACGTCATCGACGACCGTGAGGACCTCGGCTCGCTCACCGTGCCGACCCTCGTCGTAGTCGGCCGCCACGACGTCATCTGCGGGGTGCGATGGGCCGAGGAACTGCACCGGCTGATCCCCGGATCGGAACTGCTGATCCTGGAGAACAGCGGGCACTTCGGTCACCTCGAGGAGCCGGAGGCCTTCTCGCAGGCGGTGACGCGTTTCGTGACGGCCGCGGCGCGAAGCACGGCTGACCTTCCGTCGGCCTCGCTCGTCGCACAACTAGGTCATTTGGTCGAAGCCGGAACGGACGGTCCGACCTAG
- a CDS encoding RNA polymerase sigma factor — MADSSWPGEQLIVAAQRGDADSITALVSGSHPNVQRFARSLCATPEDAEDAAQEALIILYRKIGMLRASGALTSWMFRIVRNECLRRARTMRAHAPLPDAAVRSAEEVVLQRIEAGKVAAAIAALPAEQRRVLIMRDIQGYSGRMVAEALGLSTAAMKSRLHRARTAVQQSLRATPEPTPGDTHDDNQSRRP, encoded by the coding sequence GTGGCTGACTCGTCCTGGCCCGGTGAACAGCTGATCGTCGCCGCCCAGCGCGGCGACGCCGATTCGATCACCGCGTTGGTGTCGGGTTCGCACCCGAACGTGCAGCGATTCGCCCGCTCGCTCTGCGCCACTCCTGAGGATGCCGAGGACGCGGCACAGGAAGCCTTGATCATCCTCTATCGCAAGATCGGGATGCTACGGGCGTCCGGCGCGCTGACGTCGTGGATGTTTCGCATCGTCCGCAACGAGTGCCTGCGGCGCGCGCGGACGATGCGGGCCCACGCACCCCTGCCGGATGCCGCCGTGCGCTCGGCCGAGGAAGTGGTTCTGCAGCGCATCGAGGCGGGCAAGGTGGCGGCCGCCATCGCCGCACTGCCGGCCGAGCAGCGCCGCGTGCTGATCATGCGGGACATCCAGGGCTACAGCGGACGAATGGTCGCCGAGGCGCTCGGCCTCAGTACCGCCGCGATGAAATCGCGTCTGCACCGCGCCCGCACTGCGGTTCAGCAGTCCCTCCGTGCCACACCCGAACCTACGCCTGGAGATACCCATGACGACAACCAAAGCCGACGGCCCTGA
- a CDS encoding RNA polymerase sigma factor translates to MSWNAGEAGRIEDAVLTRAAQAGETAALGLLLERHRAGMRAVALSILGPGPDVDDMVQDAAVTALRRVGDVRDPAAVGAWLRMIVRNASRSLLRSSVPSQPIDGLHVPSTDAGPEQWLEHHTMRNWIWEAIEGLSPALRLPLVLRHFSTGVTSYERIADACGVPVGTVRSRLNQGRAKLATALAATADAPHGDTAQRIRASRVEARETLAAAESGRFGALMTERWSPEIALLRGNDPVGGRSVLVRGMDGDLEAGVRQRLVHAVAGRSLVVWEMELLNPADNPGHCPPSVAWLMTLDDAGRPHRLRLLHPRPVQAIQQLTPM, encoded by the coding sequence ATGAGCTGGAATGCAGGCGAAGCCGGGCGCATCGAGGACGCGGTGCTCACGCGTGCCGCGCAGGCGGGTGAGACCGCTGCCCTGGGTCTGCTGCTGGAACGGCACCGGGCAGGTATGCGCGCGGTGGCGCTGAGCATTCTGGGGCCGGGGCCCGACGTCGACGACATGGTCCAGGACGCTGCAGTGACCGCGCTCCGCCGCGTGGGCGACGTCCGCGACCCGGCGGCCGTGGGCGCATGGCTGCGGATGATCGTGCGCAACGCCAGCCGTTCACTGTTGCGCAGCTCCGTTCCCTCCCAGCCGATCGACGGTCTGCACGTGCCCTCCACGGACGCCGGTCCGGAGCAGTGGCTGGAGCACCACACGATGCGGAACTGGATCTGGGAGGCCATAGAAGGGCTGTCCCCCGCACTGCGCCTGCCCCTGGTGCTGCGTCACTTCAGCACCGGCGTCACGTCCTACGAGCGGATAGCCGACGCCTGCGGGGTCCCGGTCGGCACGGTCCGCAGCCGGCTCAACCAGGGACGGGCCAAGCTCGCGACAGCCCTCGCCGCCACGGCGGACGCCCCGCACGGCGACACCGCGCAGCGCATCCGCGCCAGCCGTGTCGAGGCACGCGAGACACTGGCCGCCGCCGAGAGCGGACGCTTCGGCGCGCTGATGACGGAGCGCTGGTCGCCCGAGATCGCCCTGCTCAGGGGGAACGACCCAGTGGGTGGCAGGAGCGTCCTCGTGCGCGGCATGGACGGTGACCTCGAGGCCGGTGTACGGCAGCGCCTGGTTCATGCCGTGGCCGGCCGGTCCCTTGTCGTCTGGGAGATGGAACTCCTCAACCCCGCCGACAACCCCGGCCACTGCCCGCCCTCGGTGGCCTGGCTGATGACCCTGGACGACGCCGGTCGTCCGCACCGGCTGCGTCTCCTGCACCCCAGGCCGGTGCAGGCCATCCAGCAACTCACCCCAATGTGA
- a CDS encoding alpha/beta fold hydrolase yields the protein MRKNVVRYGIVAAGTAGAAAAALLASTASATSASDQTDAAKPTVVLVHGGFADASASWNGVIKQLQRDGYPVVAPANPLRGLPADAPYLASVLKSIKGPIILAGHSYGGAVITNAAADNPNVKALVYVAGGVAAREHLDAALSTWGNPRGLGTLRVYASHGDEAVRDFSRGGVVTLCGSQQPLKELA from the coding sequence ATGCGCAAAAACGTTGTACGTTACGGAATAGTCGCGGCGGGCACTGCCGGAGCCGCAGCGGCAGCCCTGCTGGCATCGACCGCGTCAGCGACGTCGGCGTCCGACCAGACGGACGCCGCCAAGCCGACAGTGGTGCTCGTGCACGGTGGCTTCGCCGATGCGTCGGCGAGCTGGAACGGCGTGATCAAGCAGCTGCAGAGGGACGGCTACCCGGTCGTGGCGCCCGCCAACCCGCTGCGTGGACTGCCGGCCGACGCGCCTTACCTGGCCAGCGTCCTCAAGTCCATCAAGGGTCCGATCATCCTCGCCGGGCACTCCTACGGCGGCGCGGTGATCACCAACGCCGCGGCCGACAACCCCAACGTCAAGGCGCTTGTCTACGTCGCCGGAGGCGTCGCAGCCCGCGAACACCTGGACGCCGCGCTCAGCACGTGGGGGAACCCCCGAGGGCTGGGTACGCTCCGCGTCTACGCCTCCCACGGAGATGAGGCGGTCCGCGACTTTTCGCGCGGTGGTGTTGTCACCTTGTGCGGCAGCCAGCAGCCCCTGAAGGAACTGGCCTGA